A region from the Arachis ipaensis cultivar K30076 chromosome B01, Araip1.1, whole genome shotgun sequence genome encodes:
- the LOC107604648 gene encoding uncharacterized protein LOC107604648 produces the protein MVEIAGWSGYDFVILDLEHGFGGISEGLRCIHALTAANTPVIVRVPELSHVWVKKVLDLGPQGIIFPLVDGPESAKKAVSYCRYPPNGVRGVATPIVRASRFGIDESYAKKYEKDLLILCQVETAEGVENVEGIAAVDGVDGIMVGPLDLSASVGCMHDPRNEKVKEMMRKIESTVLGMKRKEGGGPYLAGFAMPFDGPDQFRSRGYKLIRGVTDVGLFKNACVGDVSKFNMNTNKINGQYC, from the exons ATGGTTGAGATAGCAGGATGGTCTGGCTATGACTTCGTTATCCTTGACCTCGAGCACGGCTTCGGAGGCATCTCTGAAGGCCTGCGATGCATCCATGCACTCACTGCGGCCAACACACCGGTCATCGTTCGTGTGCCGGAGCTTTCGCACGTGTGGGTCAAGAAAGTGCTCGACCTTGGTCCCCAAGGCATTATCTTCCCCCTCGTTGACGGCCCCGAATCAGCCAAGAAGGCCGTCTCCTATTGCAG GTACCCTCCGAATGGAGTTCGTGGAGTGGCAACACCGATTGTAAGGGCGTCAAGGTTTGGTATTGATGAAAGCTACGCAAAGAAGTACGAGAAAGACTTGTTGATTCTGTGCCAGGTAGAGACTGCAGAGGGAGTGGAAAACGTAGAAGGAATTGCAGCCGTTGATGGGGTTGATGGAATTATGGTTGGACCATTGGATCTGAGTGCAAGTGTTGGGTGCATGCACGATCCCAGAAATGAAAAGGTGAAGGAGATGATGAGGAAGATTGAGAGCACCGTGTTAGGAATGAAGAGGAAAGAGGGCGGTGGGCCCTACTTGGCTGGCTTCGCTATGCCATTCGACGGTCCGGATCAGTTCAGGAGCCGCGGCTACAAATTGATTCGTGGGGTCACTGATGTTGGCTTGTTCAAGAACGCTTGTGTTGGCGACGTCAGCAAGTTCAACATGAACACCAATAAGATCAACGGCCAGTACTGCTAG